The stretch of DNA GAGTCTGTAGATCACATCAATGTCCCCGAGGGGAAACTGGCCATGGATATCGGTCCCAAGACAATTGCCGCGATTAAAGTTAGAATCATGGCCGCCAAGACAGTCGTCTGGAATGGCCCTATGGGTGTTTTCGAATTTGATAAATTCTCCAAAGGAACTGCCGAAGTCGCTGGATTTGTAGCTGAATGCAAGGGAACGACCGTTGTTGGCGGTGGTGACTCTGTGGCAGCGGTAAATAAGTTTCATCTGGCAGATAAAATTGATCATGTTTCGACCGGAGTTGGTGCATCCCTTGAATATCTTGAAGGCAAAGCCCTGCCCGGTGTTGTAGCCCTTAAGAAATAACCATTTATGAGAGGGTTAAAAACAGCAAAGGAGTATTGCTACTTCCTTTGAGCATAAATTTGTTAAATAATAATCAGGAGAAAATAAATGAGAAATTACCTAATCGCTGGAAACTGGAAAATGAACAAGACTCCCTCCGAGGCTGCTGCCCTGGCAAAAGAAATTGTTCCCCTTGTAAAAAATGCGGATTGCAGAGTCATGGTTGCCCCATCCTTTGTTTGTATCCCCGCCGTATTGGAAGTCCTCAAGGGAAGTAATGTCATTGTGGCCGCTCAGAACATGGCTGGAGCCGAATCCGGAGCTTTTACAGGTGAAACTTCCGTTCTGATGCTCAAGGATCTGGGTGTGAAAATGGTCATTCTTGGACATTCAGAAAGACGTCATGTCTATGGTGAAACCAATGAGCAGATCAATGAAAAGGTCAAACTGGCATTGGCTCATGCCCTGACACCTGTTCTGTGTATCGGTGAATTGCTGGAAGAAAGAGAAGCGGGAAAAGCCGAGTCTGTCTGTTTTGAACAGCTTGAAAAAGGTCTTTCAGGCGTTTCTGAAGCTGAAATGGACAATGTGGTCATTGCTTATGATCCTGTATGGGCTATCGGTACAGGTAAAACTGCCACTCCCGAAGATGCAGATGCCATTCACGCCGCCTGCAGAAAGAAAGTTGCCGCTCTTTATTCCGAGGCAGCCGCAGAGAAAGTTGTTATTCAATACGGTGGATCTATGAACCCCGGAAACGTCAAGACTCTGATGGCAATGGACAATATTGATGGCGGACTAATCGGCGGAGCCGCCCTTAAGGCAGATTCTTTTGCAGATCTTGTGAATTTCAATAAATAACTTAGTCCTAAGTCCTTGCAGGGCTGAATGGAGTATGTTAATTTAGGGTGTCCCTTCGGCGGACACACGAAAAATCCTTTTCCAATTAAATGGGAAAGGATTTGTTTATTTTCCGGGAGATATAGAAAATGGGTATTATTGGAACTTTACTGATCATCCTCTTTGTTGTTGCCAGTGCGCTGCTGATTCTGTTCGTACTATTGCAGGACGATCAGGGAGAAGGGCTGGGCGGTCTGTTCGGCGGATCTAGCGGATCACCTTTTGGTGGAGCTGCAAACAATGGTTTGGTCAAAATAACAGGAATACTAGGGACCATTTTTATGGTCGGTTCATTATTGGTTGCTTTAGCAGTTAGAACTCCAAACAGCAATAATGTTCTTAGTGAAGCCAGAAAAATCAATGCTGAAAACAGCACTGGTGACTGGTGGGAAGGAGATGTTCAGAGTGGAACTGAAGAGGGCAGTGCCTTAGTCATTCCGGAGGACTGATCTATCAGAATGGGAGCACCGCTCCCTTTCTGAATCATTTACAAAAAAAAGGA from Oceanispirochaeta sp. encodes:
- the secG gene encoding preprotein translocase subunit SecG; its protein translation is MGIIGTLLIILFVVASALLILFVLLQDDQGEGLGGLFGGSSGSPFGGAANNGLVKITGILGTIFMVGSLLVALAVRTPNSNNVLSEARKINAENSTGDWWEGDVQSGTEEGSALVIPED
- the tpiA gene encoding triose-phosphate isomerase, with the translated sequence MRNYLIAGNWKMNKTPSEAAALAKEIVPLVKNADCRVMVAPSFVCIPAVLEVLKGSNVIVAAQNMAGAESGAFTGETSVLMLKDLGVKMVILGHSERRHVYGETNEQINEKVKLALAHALTPVLCIGELLEEREAGKAESVCFEQLEKGLSGVSEAEMDNVVIAYDPVWAIGTGKTATPEDADAIHAACRKKVAALYSEAAAEKVVIQYGGSMNPGNVKTLMAMDNIDGGLIGGAALKADSFADLVNFNK
- the pgk gene encoding phosphoglycerate kinase, giving the protein ESVDHINVPEGKLAMDIGPKTIAAIKVRIMAAKTVVWNGPMGVFEFDKFSKGTAEVAGFVAECKGTTVVGGGDSVAAVNKFHLADKIDHVSTGVGASLEYLEGKALPGVVALKK